One segment of Methylotuvimicrobium sp. KM2 DNA contains the following:
- a CDS encoding addiction module antidote protein has translation MTDKIKIADLPDFDITEHLDNDQAIAKYLTIVLEEDDPAAFADALGRIARARGMTQIAKASGLTRDALYKTLRPNASPRFDTIVKVCRALGVKLHAQVA, from the coding sequence ATGACCGATAAAATCAAAATTGCCGACTTACCCGATTTCGACATTACCGAGCATTTGGATAATGACCAAGCCATTGCCAAGTATCTGACGATTGTTTTGGAAGAGGATGATCCCGCTGCTTTTGCGGATGCGCTGGGCCGTATTGCGCGCGCCCGTGGCATGACTCAAATTGCCAAGGCTTCCGGCTTGACGCGTGATGCGCTTTATAAGACTCTGCGCCCTAATGCCAGTCCTCGCTTCGACACGATAGTCAAAGTGTGCCGAGCACTGGGAGTTAAGCTGCATGCACAAGTGGCCTAG
- a CDS encoding type II toxin-antitoxin system RelE/ParE family toxin codes for MATVSFTQLARQDLQNIKDHISLDKPKTGTHYMRHLKQKCDVLAQTPTLGVQRKEYCGLNKFPVENYLIFYRITASGIEVIRILHGSRDIQSILNP; via the coding sequence ATGGCAACAGTCAGTTTTACACAGCTTGCAAGACAAGACTTACAAAACATCAAGGACCATATCAGCCTGGATAAACCAAAGACGGGCACACACTATATGCGGCATCTGAAACAAAAGTGCGATGTGTTGGCGCAAACGCCAACGCTCGGTGTTCAAAGAAAGGAATATTGCGGTCTGAATAAGTTTCCGGTTGAAAACTATCTCATTTTCTATCGCATCACTGCATCGGGCATCGAGGTTATTCGTATTCTCCATGGCTCACGGGATATTCAGAGCATCCTGAACCCATAA
- a CDS encoding type II toxin-antitoxin system Phd/YefM family antitoxin, with product MKTIPSTEAKTHFGALLDAAQRHPVMIEKKGRPVAVIMSEHEYEAYEALKLQALQRDLSAGIQQADQGELLDSDEAFAGLV from the coding sequence ATGAAAACCATTCCATCAACCGAAGCCAAAACCCATTTCGGGGCTTTGTTGGATGCTGCCCAACGGCATCCAGTCATGATCGAGAAAAAAGGCCGCCCGGTGGCGGTCATCATGTCCGAACATGAATATGAAGCGTATGAGGCGTTAAAACTGCAAGCTCTGCAACGGGATTTGTCTGCCGGAATTCAGCAAGCGGATCAGGGAGAATTGCTCGACAGCGATGAAGCCTTTGCCGGTCTTGTCTAA
- a CDS encoding efflux transporter outer membrane subunit, giving the protein MFADFMAMLFCSVARRENRRIASYVTVFATPLSDKRARQKAENVAARSIYARLLPQWHLKRAFLVSCMLPWLTACMSAPKRDAESLAPDVPSSWSGSISVDGLPARWLDGFGDPVLSALVQEALNNNFDLKSASARVTAAAEQARIDGAGLWPQLSFAPGYERAQVRSAGFGNTEFGAFQALFDLNWELDVWGRIRAFRNAAVLEAEAAEADLHAARLSLAARTAQSFFELAEAKLQAEVAAQSIKDRKTLVDLVRGRFARGLARGLDLRLALTDLANAEAQLARARDRLQSVTRRFEVLLGRYPSGREFESARLPEPPAALSAGLPSELLARRPDLIAAFERLQAADARLESANKALLPRIALTATGGTRSPALTELVDPRAVAWNAAIGLLQPLFTGGRLTGEIRRNEALVDEALNDYKNTALEAFREVEQALAAEEWLRQQETALREAVEQTEASQSLAVYSYRHGFIEILTLLDSYRSTLNAQSAHLEVKRQLLGNRIALYLALGGSE; this is encoded by the coding sequence ATGTTTGCGGATTTTATGGCAATGCTATTTTGTTCGGTAGCAAGGCGCGAAAACAGGCGCATAGCAAGCTATGTAACTGTTTTCGCAACGCCGCTATCGGACAAAAGAGCGCGTCAGAAAGCCGAAAATGTGGCCGCGCGAAGTATATACGCCCGGTTATTGCCGCAATGGCATCTTAAACGGGCGTTTCTCGTCTCGTGCATGTTGCCGTGGCTGACGGCTTGCATGTCCGCGCCTAAACGCGATGCTGAATCGCTGGCTCCCGATGTGCCTTCTTCCTGGTCCGGCTCCATTTCCGTCGACGGCTTACCGGCTCGATGGCTGGACGGCTTCGGCGATCCGGTGCTGAGCGCCTTGGTGCAAGAGGCGCTAAACAATAATTTCGACTTGAAATCCGCATCCGCGCGGGTTACGGCCGCCGCCGAGCAGGCACGCATCGACGGTGCCGGGCTTTGGCCGCAGTTATCGTTCGCGCCGGGCTACGAGCGCGCGCAGGTGCGTAGCGCCGGGTTCGGCAATACCGAATTCGGCGCGTTCCAAGCCTTGTTCGACCTGAACTGGGAGCTGGACGTGTGGGGCCGCATCCGGGCTTTTCGCAACGCCGCCGTGTTGGAGGCCGAGGCCGCCGAGGCCGATCTTCACGCCGCGCGCTTATCGTTGGCGGCCCGTACCGCGCAAAGCTTTTTCGAATTGGCCGAAGCCAAACTTCAGGCCGAAGTGGCCGCGCAATCGATCAAAGATCGTAAGACCCTGGTCGATTTGGTGCGCGGCCGTTTCGCGCGCGGTTTGGCGCGCGGTTTGGATTTGCGTCTGGCATTGACCGATTTGGCCAATGCCGAAGCCCAATTGGCCCGGGCGCGAGACCGCTTGCAAAGCGTAACTCGGCGTTTTGAAGTGCTGTTGGGGCGTTATCCGTCCGGCCGCGAATTCGAATCGGCACGACTGCCGGAGCCGCCTGCGGCGTTATCGGCCGGCTTGCCGTCGGAATTGTTGGCGCGGCGTCCCGATCTGATCGCCGCGTTCGAGCGTTTGCAAGCCGCCGACGCCCGGCTGGAAAGCGCCAACAAAGCCTTACTGCCGCGCATCGCGCTGACCGCGACCGGCGGCACGCGCAGCCCGGCTTTAACCGAACTGGTCGATCCGCGCGCGGTGGCTTGGAACGCCGCGATCGGCCTATTGCAGCCGTTGTTTACCGGCGGGCGCTTGACCGGCGAGATACGGCGCAACGAAGCGCTGGTCGACGAGGCGCTTAATGATTACAAAAATACCGCGCTCGAAGCGTTCCGCGAAGTCGAACAAGCGCTCGCCGCAGAGGAATGGCTCAGACAACAGGAAACGGCGCTGCGCGAAGCCGTCGAACAAACCGAAGCCAGCCAATCGTTGGCCGTATATTCGTACC